Proteins encoded together in one Schumannella luteola window:
- the recR gene encoding recombination mediator RecR: protein MYEGIVQELIDELGRLPGVGPKSAQRIAFHIVQTESYDPTRLSEVLAEVRDKVRFCQQCGNVAEGELCSICRDPRRVPSVICVVEEAKDVVAIERTREFRGLYHVLGGAISPIDGIGPDQLRITQLVQRLADGTVTEVIIATDPNLEGEATATYLSRLLIQPGLRVSRLASGLPVGGDLEYADEVTLGRAFEGRRVVEH from the coding sequence ATGTACGAGGGGATCGTCCAGGAGCTGATCGACGAGCTCGGCCGCCTGCCCGGCGTCGGCCCGAAGTCGGCGCAGCGCATCGCCTTCCACATCGTGCAGACCGAGAGCTACGACCCGACGCGTCTGTCGGAGGTGCTCGCCGAGGTACGCGACAAGGTGCGCTTCTGCCAGCAGTGCGGCAACGTCGCCGAGGGCGAGCTGTGCTCGATCTGCCGTGACCCGCGTCGCGTTCCGAGCGTGATCTGCGTGGTCGAGGAGGCGAAGGACGTCGTCGCGATCGAGCGCACCCGCGAGTTCCGCGGGCTGTACCACGTGCTCGGCGGCGCCATCAGCCCGATCGACGGCATCGGCCCCGATCAGCTGCGCATCACCCAGCTCGTGCAGCGCCTCGCCGACGGCACCGTCACCGAGGTCATCATCGCGACCGACCCGAACCTCGAGGGCGAGGCGACCGCGACCTACCTCTCGCGGCTGCTCATCCAGCCGGGACTCCGGGTCAGCCGCCTCGCGTCCGGGCTCCCGGTCGGCGGCGACCTCGAGTACGCCGACGAGGTCACCCTCGGGCGCGCCTTCGAGGGCCGCCGCGTCGTCGAGCACTGA
- a CDS encoding helix-turn-helix transcriptional regulator, which translates to MTPERRAELVALRRARDLMDREFASGLDVAAVARHAHMSSAHFSRRFRAAYGETPNAYLMTRRVERAMMLLRGGASVTEACMAVGYSSLGSFSTAFTSITGESPSAYRARPHSPFEEMPACVARSVARPTRLPRPLAAPPSASS; encoded by the coding sequence CTGACGCCGGAGCGTCGCGCCGAGCTGGTGGCGCTGCGCCGCGCCCGCGACCTCATGGATCGCGAGTTCGCGAGCGGCCTCGACGTCGCCGCGGTCGCCCGCCACGCGCACATGTCGTCGGCGCACTTCTCGCGCCGCTTCCGCGCCGCCTACGGCGAGACGCCGAACGCCTACCTGATGACCCGCCGCGTCGAGCGGGCGATGATGCTGCTGCGCGGCGGCGCGAGCGTGACCGAGGCGTGTATGGCCGTCGGATACAGCTCTCTCGGCTCCTTCAGCACGGCGTTCACGAGCATCACGGGCGAGTCGCCGAGTGCGTATCGCGCCCGACCGCACTCGCCTTTCGAGGAGATGCCGGCCTGCGTCGCCCGCTCCGTGGCCCGCCCGACGCGGCTGCCGCGCCCGCTGGCCGCTCCGCCCTCCGCATCCTCGTAG
- a CDS encoding VOC family protein translates to MSIGLRFVNITVDDVDAAIAFYRDGLGYETRNDIAYGDGRWVTLGVPGEAAEIVLSQPHAGRAPADAEAIGELLAKGLLPNIVFLSDDVDAAFARLQQAGAEIVQEPTDQDWGPRDCAVRDPAGNMVRISAA, encoded by the coding sequence ATGAGCATCGGACTCCGCTTCGTGAACATCACCGTCGATGACGTCGACGCCGCGATCGCGTTCTACCGCGACGGCCTCGGCTACGAGACCCGCAACGACATCGCCTACGGCGACGGACGCTGGGTCACCCTGGGCGTGCCCGGCGAGGCCGCCGAGATCGTCCTCTCCCAGCCGCACGCGGGCCGCGCGCCCGCCGACGCCGAGGCGATCGGCGAGCTGCTCGCCAAGGGACTGCTGCCGAACATCGTCTTCCTCAGCGACGACGTGGATGCGGCCTTCGCCCGACTGCAGCAGGCCGGCGCCGAGATCGTGCAGGAGCCGACCGACCAGGACTGGGGCCCGCGCGACTGCGCCGTGCGCGACCCCGCCGGCAACATGGTGCGCATCTCGGCCGCCTGA